In Bacteriovorax sp. Seq25_V, the genomic window AAAAGGTTTTTTGACGCCTCTACGTCGTAGAGCTGCCTCATATTAAGTTCGCCTGACTCCTTTGTGACAATATAGGGAGCAAGGGCACTATCAGCACCAGAAAAGGTCTGCTCTAGAGCATTGCGATAAATAAAGTTGGTCACTCCTCTAATGGGGGCCAGGACAAAATGATGCATACATTGAATTACCCAAGTTTCCTTGCCTTAGTCAATTGGCCCACGTAAGATTTTTACATGGAATTACCAAATACTTTGAAGCTTTTTGTACCGACATTAAAGACGATCACCCGTAAGCCAAGGGGGCGTGAGGCTAAATCAAATACAATGAGCTTCACTCTTCCATCAATTGATAAAAAAACATTGAACCGTTACCTCTCAACTCTTGGGTTAAGACAGGATCTTGTCCCTCTTAGTTTTTTCTATCTCTTTGCGCAAAGGGCCCATATTGCCCAGATGATTGCGCCTGACTTTCCATATCCACTATTGGGTATCGTTCATGTCTCAAATGAGATGGAATATCTCTCAGATGTTGATCTTGATAAAAGTATTGAAATTATTTCGTCTCTTAATCAGGACGAGAATTTAATTATCTTTAATGTTGTTTTTAAGCAAAATGGTAAAGAGATCATTAAATGCGTTAGTCATTATTTGATTGCTAAGGCAAAAAATAAAAAGAAACAGAGTAACTCCACTTCTTTGGTTTTAGAAAAAGAGTTTGATTTTTTAAGTGAAATTGAAGTTTCTGGTGCCGATGGTAGAAACTACGCAATCGCTTCAGGTGACTTTAACTTCATCCATCTTCATCCGTTCCTCGCAAAGCTCTTCGGCTTTAGAACATCAATTATCCATGGTATGTTCATGGCCGCAAAGGTGAATGGAATCCTTGAAGAGAGTCTTGCTCGTCGCGTGAACTATTTTCAAATCAACTTTAAAAAACCAATATTTCTTCCTTCCAAAGTAACGCTAGAGAATAATAAAGATAGTTTTCGCGTAACTTCTAAATCGGGGGAGAGATTACACCTCCATGGAAGTTTCAGAGCTATCAGTTAATAAAAGTGGTGCCGTTTCGTTCTATAGTTTGGGCACTTTGATGTCACTTTCTAAAAGTTTCTTACAATCCTGATGAATACACTATTACTCCCTGCGGCGAGAATTGGCAGTCTCTATCTAGAGTTTTATACCTAAACTATTGGGAGGATTTTTTATGAATAAACTAAGTTTCGTAACTCTATGCGCTCTTGTGCAAATGGCCCAGGCTTCAGGTCTGCCAACTGAAATTGATTATAAAACAGCTGGTGATAAATATAATATAGCAAAAACACAAAGTGATAGTGCTCGTTATAGTGCAAATCGTGCGGCACAACTAATAGAACAGGCACAAGAACTTATTGAGCAACATCTCCAATCTTTATCAGTTTTAAATTCACAGCTTAATAGTGGAAGAAGTGAGAAAATTGAACTTGAACTTTTAATTGAAACTCTTCGAAATGAAATAGCAAGACTTAATTCAGCAAACACTGACCTGAATAATCAAAAGTATACGCTTTCTAATAGAATACAAAGTATTGAGTCTGATATCTCTCAAATTCGCCGTGAACTAGAAAGACCACTTCAAGAAAGATCTAATCTTCAAAATGATCTGGCCCAAATAAATAATACTCATCGTGAGTTGATGAATGAAAGAGAAAGGCTTGCAAGCGCGCTAAATGATCTTACAAGACAAATTGACAGACTAGAGCGCCAAATTCAAGCCGATAGAAACGAAGCCGAACAAGCACGTATTGAAATTCCTAATCTTAGGCAAGATATTAAAAATCACCAAGATAAAATTTCTCGCAATGAAACTGAGATATCAAGACTTCAACAAGAAAAACAACAACTACAATTTAAGCTTCAAAGTACTCAAAGGGAAGTTGATCGTGCTCAAAGTGATTTAAGACAGGCTCAAGCGAACTTAAAGACTGTGCAAGATAAGTTATCTCCACTAACGACAAAGCTTAGAAATTTAGAGTCTAAACAAGCAAATCTACAAAGTAGTATTAATTCTACAAAAAATAAAATTGACTCAAAGAAATCAGAAATTTCTCGTCTACAAAGTCAAAAGCAGAGTCTCCCTAATGAAATAAGCTCGCTACGCCGTGAAATTCAAAGTTTGAACTCTAAATTTTCTCAATCAAAGTCTGATCAGAATAGAGTCAAATCAGAGTTATCAAGAGTTGATTCTGAATACAATTCAGTACAAGCTGAAATTCAAAGACTTCGCCAAGGGCCAGTTAATGATCAAACGAGGCAGAAACTTGTAGAGTTAAGAAATGAAATGAAGAGGCTTGTTGATAAGAAAGCTGTATTACAAAGAGAGATCACGAATTTTGATAATCAACAACGTCAGATTCAATCTTCAATTTCTTCTTCTGAAAGGCAAATCTCTTCAAAAGAAAATGAGTTGTCGAACCTTGAATCAAAAATTTCTCAAGCTCGTAATGAAATATCCCAACTACAAAATCAATTATCAAATGAAAGTAGCCAATTATCATCAGTTAGCCAGCAGGTTCAATCTGTAAGATCAGAGCTATCACAGTATGATTCTCAAATTCGTCCACTTGAAGCCGCTGTAGAAAGAGAGAGGCGCACTCTTTCAAATAAGGAGAGTGAGCTTTCAAGTGTTAACAAACAAGTCACACAAGTGCAGACTAATTTAAAACAAACGAGAGATGAGAATGATCAATTAACTTCTAAAATATCCAATAAGAAGCAGAAAATGTCTAATCTCCAAGACGTGATAGCAAGGGCGAAAAATGAGATTGCACAAAATCAACAGAAAATCTCAAGAAAAGAATCCGAAAGATCGAATGGCGAACGTCGTTTACGTACACTTGATGTTGATCTCGACAGAGTCGTAAATAATAGAGTAAGCGTGGAGAGGAGATTAAGTGATGTTAATTCTACAATCAGTAGTCTCGAATACAGACTTGAAAACACAATAAAGGAAAAAAGTCGTTTTGCATCGGAATTAGATCGCGTACAAGATGAGCTTTCTCGTAATTTTGCAACTATTGATGAAAATAATAATCGTGCGGAGTCTAGTCGCTATCGTGTTGTTGAACTCGAACGCTTAATACCGCAACTCGAAAATGAGATTTTGTCTACAGATAGAAAAGTTGTTGATCTAAGATCATCTCTTACTGGTCTTGAATTAGACTTTGACCAAAAAAATAAGATTGCAACTCAACTTGAAGCTGACACAAAAAGTCTAAAGTCAACTTATGACACGAAAAGATCACTGTACGCAAGATATGATAATGAGGCAAGAACAATTGGTTCTTCTCAGTCGCAAGCTTCTGCTGTAGCTGATTCACAGGAACTAGCTGAAAGAGATACGCAAGAAGTAGCTTCGAAATATGGCCAGCTAATAGGTCTACAGCTTGGTACTTTAGATGGTTCATTACGTGGACTTGTAGAAGGAAAAGAGCTTGGAGAGAGAGAAGGTTATGATGCCGGTGTAAATTCTCCCGAAGATTTTGAACTAGGTCGTAAAGATGGTATCGCCCTTGGGAAACAAAAGGCCTCAGATTTTGCTAAATCAATTTCTTATCCACAAGGTTTCGAGGATAAGCGTTCTGAAATCTTAGATGGGTCGTCTCTTGCTCAAAAAGAAAGCTTAGTTTCATTTATGCCGAAGTCCCTTGATAGAGAAATTGAAGATTTAAAGGCCCAGATTGCTAAATATGACGATAAGGTATTTGCTAAAGCAACACCAGAGTCTACATATGTTGATCTTGTTGATATCAAAGTAAATACAAAAGAAAGGGATTGTTCTAATGTTTATAAGAATGTCTCTGATCTTGTTCTAAGCTGTGAGCAGGCTTTTAAAACTTCATATGTAGAAACTTTTAAAGAGAATCACCGAGATACTTATTTCGCTAATTATACAACTAAATATACAGAGTACAGAACGGCATCATTCAATTCTAGTAAGGATTTGAAATATCCTGAATTTTATAAGCATGCATATGATGAAGCTTTTCTTCTCTCAAAGAACGAAGGAGCTAAAGTTGCATTCCAAAATGGTTTTAAAGATGGTGAGCAAGCTGGTTATTCAGACTACTTACCAGTTGAGCAAAAAAGATTTTTTGAAATGGGGAATCGTGATGCTGAGTTATTTTTTGCGACTAACTCGCTTGTACGTCAAGATCACGAAACACCTGTTGCGATTATTGCAAGTACTGATAAGGGGCTACTACAAGGGACAAAGTTTGATCTTGCAATGGCGCTTAAGAACTTTGGAGGGGCGTCGACATCTGATCGCGATGTTCAGATAGAAGTTTTATCGAGTACTGATAATATTACACTCGATGCACAGAGACGTTTTGCGCCTGTGATAGCAAAACGATCAAAGTTAGATTTAAATGATGTTTTCAAAGGACAAGTTAACGAGAGCGCAATGCCGGGATCTGTAATTTCAGTGAAGACTAAACTGACTTACCCTGGGGATACGTTAAATTCAAGTTACAGTGAAGTCGTAACTTTTTCTGATAAAGTAAAAGTTAATCCTGAGGTGAATAGTGATTTAAGTTTTGATTCAAAAGTTGAGTGGAGAAAATGGAAGCCATGGCCATTGAAATGGGTCTATCGTTCTCACGCTATTAAAGTAAAGCTAAAAGGGCTTCGTGATCATATTCCTGGTAACTATGATGTGAAGGCAGAAATTTTAACAGGTGAGAAGTATATCTCTATCACTTCCTCTAAGACACAAATTTCTGCTCCTGGCATGGCCCAAGAGTCTGAAGCTTCGGTGACTTACAAGTTTAAAAAAGAAGCAAAAGATCAAAAACTTTCTATTCGCTTAATAATTTCATATGAAGGTGAAGTTGTTGGGACGCATACTGCAAATATCAAAGTAGATTAAATGTAGTCTTCCAGTGCTCTTTTTGAGTACTGGAAGTTAATAATCTGAATTTCCTCATCTATAATTATTTAATGTTTTGTTTGTCTTTTTAATCTTGCTTTAAGTACCCGAAATTTTGACTGGTTAATTTTGGTTAATTGTTCGATCTTAAGAAAATTATTTTCTCATATATGCTAAACTGACGATAGTTGAGCATTAAAACGAGGAACGTAATTTGAAAAATGCCATCCTTATATTTTTAATTTCGCTTTTTTCAAACACTTTATTCGCGAAGGAAATCATCATCGTAAATGATTATTTTCCTCCATATGTTGAGAATGAAGCTTCTACTCGTGGAAGTGTTGGGATTGATATGGAAATGGCCATCAGGGTTTTAAAGAAAAATGGAATTGAATATAAAGTTCTCTATGTCCCATGGCAGCGTGCTCTGCGAATGCTTGAAGATGGTGAAGCAGATATGATAACAACAATTTCCCCAACAGAAGAGCGTTCAGAGTTTTTAAATTTCTCGTTGGCATATCGTAAAAAGGAGGAATTAAGTTTCTTTGTTTTGCGTGAGTCAAATATTGAACTTACTTCTTTATATGATCTTAGAAGATCGACTCTTGGTCTAAATCGTGGCTTTGTTTACCCAAAAGAAATTGTAGAGAATCCGAATATTGAAAAAAAATATGTCTATGGTGTAGAAGAAGGCTTTCAAAACTTAAAAGATAAGCGGCTTCGCATCTATCTCGTCAATACAGTTGTGGGCGAGAAGATGATTGAGAAGTTAAAGCTTCAAAATGTTATCAAGAAATTAGATTTTAAAGTGAAGCTTGAGGGTGAT contains:
- a CDS encoding MaoC/PaaZ C-terminal domain-containing protein, with the protein product MELPNTLKLFVPTLKTITRKPRGREAKSNTMSFTLPSIDKKTLNRYLSTLGLRQDLVPLSFFYLFAQRAHIAQMIAPDFPYPLLGIVHVSNEMEYLSDVDLDKSIEIISSLNQDENLIIFNVVFKQNGKEIIKCVSHYLIAKAKNKKKQSNSTSLVLEKEFDFLSEIEVSGADGRNYAIASGDFNFIHLHPFLAKLFGFRTSIIHGMFMAAKVNGILEESLARRVNYFQINFKKPIFLPSKVTLENNKDSFRVTSKSGERLHLHGSFRAIS
- a CDS encoding flagellar FliJ protein — translated: MNKLSFVTLCALVQMAQASGLPTEIDYKTAGDKYNIAKTQSDSARYSANRAAQLIEQAQELIEQHLQSLSVLNSQLNSGRSEKIELELLIETLRNEIARLNSANTDLNNQKYTLSNRIQSIESDISQIRRELERPLQERSNLQNDLAQINNTHRELMNERERLASALNDLTRQIDRLERQIQADRNEAEQARIEIPNLRQDIKNHQDKISRNETEISRLQQEKQQLQFKLQSTQREVDRAQSDLRQAQANLKTVQDKLSPLTTKLRNLESKQANLQSSINSTKNKIDSKKSEISRLQSQKQSLPNEISSLRREIQSLNSKFSQSKSDQNRVKSELSRVDSEYNSVQAEIQRLRQGPVNDQTRQKLVELRNEMKRLVDKKAVLQREITNFDNQQRQIQSSISSSERQISSKENELSNLESKISQARNEISQLQNQLSNESSQLSSVSQQVQSVRSELSQYDSQIRPLEAAVERERRTLSNKESELSSVNKQVTQVQTNLKQTRDENDQLTSKISNKKQKMSNLQDVIARAKNEIAQNQQKISRKESERSNGERRLRTLDVDLDRVVNNRVSVERRLSDVNSTISSLEYRLENTIKEKSRFASELDRVQDELSRNFATIDENNNRAESSRYRVVELERLIPQLENEILSTDRKVVDLRSSLTGLELDFDQKNKIATQLEADTKSLKSTYDTKRSLYARYDNEARTIGSSQSQASAVADSQELAERDTQEVASKYGQLIGLQLGTLDGSLRGLVEGKELGEREGYDAGVNSPEDFELGRKDGIALGKQKASDFAKSISYPQGFEDKRSEILDGSSLAQKESLVSFMPKSLDREIEDLKAQIAKYDDKVFAKATPESTYVDLVDIKVNTKERDCSNVYKNVSDLVLSCEQAFKTSYVETFKENHRDTYFANYTTKYTEYRTASFNSSKDLKYPEFYKHAYDEAFLLSKNEGAKVAFQNGFKDGEQAGYSDYLPVEQKRFFEMGNRDAELFFATNSLVRQDHETPVAIIASTDKGLLQGTKFDLAMALKNFGGASTSDRDVQIEVLSSTDNITLDAQRRFAPVIAKRSKLDLNDVFKGQVNESAMPGSVISVKTKLTYPGDTLNSSYSEVVTFSDKVKVNPEVNSDLSFDSKVEWRKWKPWPLKWVYRSHAIKVKLKGLRDHIPGNYDVKAEILTGEKYISITSSKTQISAPGMAQESEASVTYKFKKEAKDQKLSIRLIISYEGEVVGTHTANIKVD
- a CDS encoding ABC transporter substrate-binding protein yields the protein MKNAILIFLISLFSNTLFAKEIIIVNDYFPPYVENEASTRGSVGIDMEMAIRVLKKNGIEYKVLYVPWQRALRMLEDGEADMITTISPTEERSEFLNFSLAYRKKEELSFFVLRESNIELTSLYDLRRSTLGLNRGFVYPKEIVENPNIEKKYVYGVEEGFQNLKDKRLRIYLVNTVVGEKMIEKLKLQNVIKKLDFKVKLEGDASQTMFGFSKKSEHKDLVELFNAELGQ